The proteins below come from a single Seriola aureovittata isolate HTS-2021-v1 ecotype China chromosome 23, ASM2101889v1, whole genome shotgun sequence genomic window:
- the LOC130164529 gene encoding low affinity immunoglobulin gamma Fc region receptor III-A-like isoform X2: MDISSLCLLMSTLSIHPNRSQFFRYETFTLSCAVPANSSSWTLKRNTSSGSFLSCEVGWGRLSGSSCSILGVYSSDTGVYWCESKEGERSNVLHISVNSGTVLLESPALPVTEGDKVTLRCSIKERYEEKSKSDFDAAFYKNDVFIGIHSDGTMILPAASKSDEGFYKCRHPTKGESPQSLLAVRVRDQPTVEPTAPPLMSLPRLLCTVLLFVIYTAIMIMCIYLYRRLARAGAAAAGLIAE, encoded by the exons ATGGACATCTCGTCGCTCTGCCTCTTAATGT CCACGCTCAGTATCCATCCTAACAGGTCTCAGTTCTTCCGTTATGAGACCTTCACTCTGAGCTGTGCAGTGCCAGCGAACTCAAGCAGCTGGACACTGAAGAGAAACACCTCCTCCGGGTCGTTCCTTTCATGTGAGGTGGGCTGGGGTCGCCTGAGTGGCTCCTCCTGCTCCATTTTGGGCGTGTACTCGTCAGACACCGGAGTGTACTGGTGCGAATCCAAGGAAGGGGAGCGCAGCAACGTCCTCCACATCTCAGTGAACA GTGGTACTGTGCTCCTGGAGAGCCCGGCACTTCCTGTGACGGAGGGAGATAAAGTGACACTTCGCTGTTCCATCAAGGAAAGATATGAGGAGAAGTCCAAGTCAGATTTCGACGCTGCGTTCTACAAAAACGATGTTTTCATCGGGATTCACTCTGATGGGACGATGATCCTTCCAGCGGCGTCCAAGTCTGACGAAGGTTTCTACAAGTGTCGGCACCCGACGAAAGGAGAGTCTCCACAGAGTTTGCTGGCTGTGAGAG TCAGAGATCAGCCCACGGTCGAGCCCACCGCTCCTCCCCTCATGTCTCTGCCCAGGCTGCTGTGCACCGTCCTGCTGTTTGTCATCTACACTGCCATAATGATCATGTGTATATACCTGTACCGAAGGCTGGCTCGAG ctggagctgctgctgctggtctcatAGCTGAATGA
- the LOC130164093 gene encoding uncharacterized protein LOC130164093: MEIASVCLLLSTLSITPDRSQFFWYEEIYLSCATPANSSGWTVRRNTTLKKSQPCQYGWAIPGDSSCTIEDPDKSDTGVYWCESQRGECSNTVNITVNDGVILESPGLPVVEGEKVTLRCSYKKDRYRESTSDFTAHFYKNGVFIGTEREMILRAVSKSDEGFYKCEHPSKTQSLQSWLAVTEKPLPTSILTTPPPPLPTLVSTHFRTGFVVCATLLLILYTIATIVSIYVHRKVARVRVEAKRRAAGRLEAE, from the exons ATGGAGATTGCATCTGTCTGTCTACTGCTCT CAACACTGAGCATCACTCCCGACAGATCTCAATTCTTTTGGTATGAAGAAATCTATTTGAGCTGCGCGACGCCGGCCAACTCCAGCGGCTGGACCGTGAGGAGAAACACCACCCTCAAGAAGTCCCAGCCATGCCAGTACGGCTGGGCGATCCCAGGCGACTCCTCCTGCACCATCGAGGATCCCGACAAATCAGATACCGGAGTGTACTGGTGTGAGTCTCAACGGGGAGAGTGCAGCAACACCGTCAACATCACAGTGAACG ATGGTGTGATCCTGGAGAGCCCCGGACTTCCtgtggtggagggagagaaggtgACACTTCGCTGTTCCTACAAGAAAGACAGGTATCGTGAATCCACATCGGATTTCACCGCTCACTTCTACAAAAACGGCGTGTTCATCGGCACCGAGAGAGAGATGATCCTTCGAGCAGTGTCTAAGTCTGATGAGGGTTTCTACAAGTGTGAACACCCCTCAAAGACACAGTCACTGCAGAGCTGGCTGGCAGTGACAG AGAAACCTTTGCCAACAAGCATCCTgaccactcctcctcctccactgcccACGCTGGTGTCAACCCACTTTCGCACTGGGTTTGTGGTGTGTGCCACCCTGCTGTTAATTCTCTACACTATCGCAACGATAGTGAGTATTTACGTACACCGAAAGGTGGCTCGAG TTCGAGTTGAGGCTAAAAGGAGAGCCGCTGGTCGTCTCGAAGCAGAATGA
- the LOC130164910 gene encoding uncharacterized protein LOC130164910 codes for MKLYLFVLLSLITIAVPVGECDEEKEVDDHKQSNVICSGPITAAVHDDVILPCSLDPTYNKTSLRVEWQFNGSMVQVYRSRGDHGSYQDERFKDRTSFFHEIKNGNLSLKLKNVTESDSGIYTCHVPGHKSGVIMAYVCLTVNRGNTGNNDSQQSGKKSGGILISVVVVAVVVAVVVAVVVAVVVAVVVYKKRSKSLISPLFIFPV; via the exons ATGAAGTTATACCTGTTCGTTCTGCTGTCCTTAATCACCATCGCAG TTCCAGTGGGGGAGTGTGACGAAGAAAAGGAGGTTGATGATCACA AACAATCAAACGTGATTTGCTCAGGACCAATTACAGCAGCAgtacatgatgatgtcattctTCCGTGCTCCCTGGATCCCACTTACAACAAAACGTCTCTAAGAGTGGAGTGGCAATTTAATGGAAGCATGGTGCAGGTCTATCGAAGTCGTGGAGACCATGGAAGTTATCAAGATGAGCGCTTCAAAGACAGAACGTCTTTCTTCCATGAAATAAAGAACGGAAACCTTTccctaaaactgaaaaatgtaacaGAAAGCGATTCAGGAATTTACACCTGCCATGTGCCAGGACACAAAAGTGGTGTGATCATGGCCTACGTTTGCCTCACTGTTA ACAggggaaacacaggaaacaacgACTCACAGCAGAGTGGCAAAAAATCAGGCG gGATTCTGATCTCTGTCGTTGTCGTTGCCGTTGTCGTTGCCGTTGTCGTTGCCGTTGTCGTTGCCGTTGTCGTTGCCGTTGTCGTGTACAAAAAGCGCAGTAAGTCACTaatttctcctctcttcatttTCCCTGTTTAA
- the LOC130164529 gene encoding low affinity immunoglobulin gamma Fc region receptor III-A-like isoform X1 has translation MDISSLCLLMSATLSIHPNRSQFFRYETFTLSCAVPANSSSWTLKRNTSSGSFLSCEVGWGRLSGSSCSILGVYSSDTGVYWCESKEGERSNVLHISVNSGTVLLESPALPVTEGDKVTLRCSIKERYEEKSKSDFDAAFYKNDVFIGIHSDGTMILPAASKSDEGFYKCRHPTKGESPQSLLAVRVRDQPTVEPTAPPLMSLPRLLCTVLLFVIYTAIMIMCIYLYRRLARAGAAAAGLIAE, from the exons ATGGACATCTCGTCGCTCTGCCTCTTAATGT CAGCCACGCTCAGTATCCATCCTAACAGGTCTCAGTTCTTCCGTTATGAGACCTTCACTCTGAGCTGTGCAGTGCCAGCGAACTCAAGCAGCTGGACACTGAAGAGAAACACCTCCTCCGGGTCGTTCCTTTCATGTGAGGTGGGCTGGGGTCGCCTGAGTGGCTCCTCCTGCTCCATTTTGGGCGTGTACTCGTCAGACACCGGAGTGTACTGGTGCGAATCCAAGGAAGGGGAGCGCAGCAACGTCCTCCACATCTCAGTGAACA GTGGTACTGTGCTCCTGGAGAGCCCGGCACTTCCTGTGACGGAGGGAGATAAAGTGACACTTCGCTGTTCCATCAAGGAAAGATATGAGGAGAAGTCCAAGTCAGATTTCGACGCTGCGTTCTACAAAAACGATGTTTTCATCGGGATTCACTCTGATGGGACGATGATCCTTCCAGCGGCGTCCAAGTCTGACGAAGGTTTCTACAAGTGTCGGCACCCGACGAAAGGAGAGTCTCCACAGAGTTTGCTGGCTGTGAGAG TCAGAGATCAGCCCACGGTCGAGCCCACCGCTCCTCCCCTCATGTCTCTGCCCAGGCTGCTGTGCACCGTCCTGCTGTTTGTCATCTACACTGCCATAATGATCATGTGTATATACCTGTACCGAAGGCTGGCTCGAG ctggagctgctgctgctggtctcatAGCTGAATGA
- the LOC130164530 gene encoding uncharacterized protein LOC130164530, translating into MNREKMILMLLLGLTSCVCGMYLVKMSPPLYDAEENGDITIGWDFQTTADMTRSNMVCFLQSEPLKLFYQMIKGVEAPESQHQQFAGRVQCDGDALRDARVRLHVSAVTAEDSGNYRCDLAAAYDKTTGRWELEASEKFVLNVSRRSEGGAADEPFTGQKQPKGSPHEEYLFLALFIAAQLVTVAAALGKIFCKRPEQEDSDRSGRSGAESWTDEVHVHVPENSGPG; encoded by the exons ATGAACAG GGAGAAGATGATCCTGATGCTTCTGCTCGGCCTGACCTCCTGTGTGTGCG ggatGTACCTGGTGAAGATGTCTCCGCCCCTCTATGACGCAGAGGAGAACGGTGACATCACCATCGGATGGGACTTTCAGACCACAGCCGACATGACTCGCAGCAACATGGTTTGTTTTCTCCAGTCGGAGCCTCTGAAGCTTTTCTATCAGATGATAAAGGGCGTCGAGGCCCCGGAGTCTCAGCATCAGCAGTTTGCAGGACGGGTTCAGTGCGACGGAGACGCTCTCAGAGACGCACGAGTCAGACTCCACGTGTCCGCAGTCACAGCCGAAGACTCTGGGAACTACAGGTGTGATCTGGCTGCTGCTTACGACAAAACCACAGGGCGGTGGGAGCTGGAGGCCTCTG AAAAGTTTGTTCTGAATGTGAGTCGGAGGTCTGAAGGAGGCGCCGCTGACGAACCATTTACAG GTCAGAAACAGCCAAAGGGAAGTCCACATGAGGAATACCTTTTCCTGGCTTTGTTCATAGCAGCTCAACTCGTGACAGTTGCAGCAGCTCTTGGAAAAATCTTCTGCAAACGCCCAGAACAGGAAG ATTCAGACCGAAGTGGACGCTCTGGCGCCGAGTCCTGGACTGATGAAGTTCACGTCCACGTTCCTGAAAACTCCGGTCCTGGATGA
- the LOC130164532 gene encoding uncharacterized protein LOC130164532, whose translation MICCILLLLTLTSCVCGTFVVNVTQSSYQAEENHNITLEWSFTTKPHTPPDFLYILCEMFTDDLKASKVLFHLHEGVEVPESQNKQFSGRVQCDKDVLREGRIRLHVSRLRTEDSGLYLCEVNADYGAADFGKCRLSVSAAVDQPETQRPTERPEPESRGRIGLYAGLGLTAAAAAALLVKLCCSSSPCFTKSPDETVNLYSEV comes from the exons atgatctgctgcatcctgctgctcctcacactgacctcctgtgtctgtg gaacatttgtagtgaatgtgacacagagCTCCTATCAGGCAGAGGagaaccacaacatcacacTGGAGTGGAGCTTCACAACCAAACCTCACACTCCACCTGACTTCCTTTATATTCTATGTGAGATGTTTACTGATGATCTCAAAGCCTCAAAAGTCCTGTTTCATCTACATGAGGGTGTTGAGGTCCCAGAGTCTCAGAATAAACAGTTTTCAGGACGAGTCCAGTGTGACAAAGACGTCCTCAGAGAAGGACGAATCAGACTTCATGTGTccagactgaggactgaggactcaGGACTGTACCTGTGTGAAGTCAACGCAGATTATGGTGCAGCAGACTTTGGCAAATGTCGACTCAGCGTCTCTG CAGCTGTTGATCAGCCTGAAACTCAGAGACCAACTgagagaccagaaccagagagtCGGGGAAGGATCGGCCTCTACGCTGGACtgggactgacagcagcagcagcagcagctctactggTCAAACTCTGCTGTTCCTCAAGTCCTTGTTTCACTAAATCTCCTGATGAGACAGTAAACCTTTATTCAGAGGTGTAA
- the LOC130164531 gene encoding uncharacterized protein LOC130164531, which yields MNVRGGCKVSRRENMAWILIVLISMWMYLVKMSPPLYDAEENGDITIGWDFQTTADMTRSNMVCFLQSEPLKLFYQMIKGVEAPESQHQQFAGRVQCDGDALRDARVRLHVSAVTAEDSGNYRCDLAAAYDKTTRRWELEASEEFVLSVNQKNVNTPGRTTTPGAKQPAGAPEQGRDRCKTPSRVGPYLAAVALIVLVAYAVYLVAEATPCLAALVG from the exons ATGAATGTTCGCGGGGGATGTAAAGTGTCACGCAG GGAAAACATGGCGTGGATTCTGATCGTGCTCATCTCTATGT ggatGTACCTGGTGAAGATGTCTCCGCCCCTCTATGACGCAGAGGAGAACGGTGACATCACCATCGGATGGGACTTTCAGACCACAGCCGACATGACTCGCAGCAACATGGTTTGTTTTCTCCAGTCGGAGCCTCTGAAGCTTTTCTATCAGATGATAAAGGGCGTCGAGGCTCCGGAGTCTCAGCATCAGCAGTTTGCAGGACGGGTTCAGTGCGACGGAGACGCTCTCAGAGACGCACGAGTCAGACTCCACGTGTCCGCAGTCACAGCCGAAGACTCTGGAAACTACAGGTGTGATCTGGCTGCTGCTTACGACAAAACCACGAGGCGGTGGGAGCTGGAGGCCTCTG AGGAGTTTGTCTTGAGTGTAAACCAAAAGAACGTCAACACACCTGGCCGGACAACTACTCCAG GTGCTAAGCAACCAGCAGGAGCCCCAGAGCAGGGACGAGACAGATGCAAGACACCAAGCAGAGTTGGACCGTACCTGGCAGCTGTAGCTCTTATAGTGCTAGTCGCCTACGCCGTGTATCTGGTGGCTGAAGCGACGCCGTGTCTCGCAGCACTGGTTGGTTGA